The Sesamum indicum cultivar Zhongzhi No. 13 linkage group LG1, S_indicum_v1.0, whole genome shotgun sequence genome includes a window with the following:
- the LOC105167204 gene encoding DNA replication ATP-dependent helicase/nuclease DNA2 isoform X3, giving the protein MAPRKRTSSGGKKSSHHNHEPLQPSQPSKFGIQHFFERHSQTQKTLSQNSSKRDDDRPPNPILRHAAATNQNPQIAPKPIMSPKLGSDLDHAEVGAEKTGGMSNLMKIESMGKYLRGVTPGVNAVNLTKIDAHSGVSRNAECRGDVLVPGCVDMGCGNPGNAFNVRVMDLKNVKKGGNFREVEASSPSQDTPVENVLPVVIDNEENQLEVSPEASKSSVKRFKFSPGMLIKQSQDDVIEEVTWKISPVNERLHAMSKHLPGRMRVLADSTRINSMDFQQCLQQKVQTSAGMSGKLERWLASPPMKAENKSLICSDGVASRKVNSIHDLNGHGNHRNIKSNDKFEVPNTQSPFSTPPSLSCCHDKALDHVHSNGVPDQLGSRQHKKALIELLDQVEDVISGEHSICKDNKELLDAERRPTADHVVNCLTTNSEEKACIEDSRFSFLVLEVSEKLGPTESSGPQSCCKVLRLLNEQTGDERALQLWDEWYFTVVAPGDTVHVIGEFDASGKCDVNHEENFLIVHPDILVSGTRVSASFSCPRRTILDERLKHSEHSAAALMGTLLHQIFQAGLISEFPTKEFLEEYARTVLQKSLDSIYACGANEKDIWKTLTEAIPKILNWISSFRDSQGFKGPSIDFNCEEGLKEIKISEVIDIEEMAWAPKYGLKGMIDASVRVRTNTSSAEAGEMIMPLEFKTGKGTSGQTAMEHSAQVMLYTLLMSERYTMNIKYGLLYYLQTDQTQGIAVRRSDLIGLIMRRNDLANDLLKASTTQQLPPMLQSPNMCKSCRHLSVCTIYHKTYGGNKEGSGLGDVYDSLVSHLTTTHTVFLKKWERLIDLEAKHLEVAKKESWCSQNSKNDHNPVCLSSLILDASDKLSQKKICRGNRFVYRFVHQELPLLDTDKPNGDSLSSSSFSEYMFRNGDYVILSKEPGNLRVANGVIVDIGDSHVSVSFGKRLRLPGHGPGSMPEHLHQQSWRIDKDEVMASFAIMRYNLIQLFLQNEYSSHLRKMVVDLEMPRFDSGCIFSQDPAISYIWAEKSLNDDQRRAILKILTAKDYALILGMPGTGKTSTMVHAVKALLMRGASILLTSYTNSAVDNLLLKLKTQGIDFIRIGRYEAVHEDIQENCLSVTDMDSTQDIKEKLDKINVVAVTCLGITSPLLTNKRFDICIMDEAGQITLPVHFFLYNAPTFC; this is encoded by the exons ATGGCTCCGAGGAAGAGGACGAGCTCGGGAGGCAAGAAATCAAGCCATCACAATCACGAGCCGCTGCAGCCATCTCAGCCCTCCAAATTTGGGATCCAACACTTCTTCGAGCGCCACTCGCAGACCCAGAAAACCCTCTCTCAAAACAGCTCAAAGAGAGATGACGATCGTCCGCCAAACCCCATTTTAAGACATGCCGCTGCTACCAACCAAAACCCTCAGATTGCCCCTAAGCCCATTATGAGTCCGAAGCTGGGGAGTGATTTGGATCATGCGGAAGTGGGAGCTGAGAAAACAGGGGGCATGTCCAATTTAATGAAGATTGAGTCAATGGGAAAATATTTGAGGGGTGTAACTCCTGGAGTTAATGCAGTGAATTTGACTAAAATTGATGCGCATAGTGGTGTTTCCCGAAATGCTGAGTGCAGAGGTGATGTGCTTGTCCCGGGTTGTGTTGATATGGGTTGCGGAAATCCTGGGAATGCTTTTAATGTTAGGGTTATGGatttaaaaaatgtcaaaaaggGGGGGAATTTCCGGGAAGTTGAGGCGTCTAGTCCTTCTCAGGATACTCCAGTAGAGAATGTATTGCCTGTGGTGATTGACAATGAAGAGAATCAACTGGAGGTATCACCGGAGGCTTCCAAGTCCTCTGTTAAGCGCTTCAAGTTCTCACCTGGAATG TTAATCAAGCAGAGCCAAGATGATGTAATTGAGGAGGTGACATGGAAAATTTCTCCAGTAAATGAGAGGCTTCACGCAATGTCTAAGCATTTACCAGGGAGGATGAGGGTACTGGCAGATTCTACAAGGATTAACTCGATGGATTTTCAGCAATGTTTACAGCAGAAG GTGCAAACTTCTGCTGGCATGTCGGGAAAGCTTGAAAGATGGCTTGCTTCGCCTCCAATGAAAGCAGAAAATAAGTCTTTGATATGCTCTGATGGGGTGGCCTCGAGAAAGGTTAACTCGATTCATGATTTAAATGGTCATGGAAACCACAGAAATATAAAAAGCAATGATAAGTTTGAAGTGCCAAATACTCAAAGCCCATTCAGTACCCCGCCGTCTCTGTCTTGTTGCCATGACAAG GCGCTTGATCATGTGCATTCTAATGGAGTCCCTGATCAACTGGGTTCAAGACAACACAAAAAG GCTTTAATCGAACTATTAGATCAAGTAGAAGATGTAATCTCCGGTGAACATTCTATATGTAAAGacaataaagaattattagatgCTGAAAGACGCCCCACAGCTGATCATGTTGTAAACTGCTTGACAACCAATTCAGAAGAAAAAGCATGTATTGAAGACTCTAGGTTCAGTTTTCTTGTGTTGGAG GTTTCGGAAAAGCTTGGACCTACTGAATCATCAGGTCCTCAGTCATGCTGCAAG GTGCTGCGCTTATTGAATGAACAAACTGGTGATGAACGGGCCTTGCAATTGTGGGATGAATG GTACTTTACTGTTGTTGCTCCAGGAGATACAGTTCATGTGATTGGTGAATTTGATGCCAGTGGGAAATGTGATGTGAATCATGAGGAAAATTTTCTCATCGTCCACCCAGATATTCTGGTGTCTGGTACTCGG GTTTCTGCTAGTTTCAGCTGCCCAAGGCGCACCATCCTAGATGAGAGGTTGAAACATAGTGAGCATTCAGCTGCAGCATTGATGGGCACCTTATTGCATCAGATATTTCAG gCTGGCCTAATCAGTGAATTCCCTACAAAAGAATTCTTGGAGGAATATGCCAGAACTGTTCTTCAGAAAAGTCTAGATAGCATTTATGCATGTGGAG CTAATGAAAAAGATATTTGGAAGACTTTGACTGAGGCGAtcccaaaaatattgaattggataTCCTCCTTCCGAGATTCTCAG GGTTTTAAAGGTCCAAGCATTGATTTTAATTGTGAAGAAGGACTGAAGGAGATCAAAATTTCTGAG GTAATCGACATCGAAGAAATGGCTTGGGCTCCAAAGTATGGACTGAAAGGGATGATTGATGCTTCTGTGCGAGTAAGAACTAATACAAGCTCTGCAGAAGCGGGAGAAATGATTATGCCTCTAGAGTTCAAGACTGGGAAGGGAACGAGTGGACAG ACTGCTATGGAGCATAGTGCACAAGTTATGTTATATACTCTCCTGATGTCCGAGCG GTACACgatgaatattaaatatggtcTTCTGTATTATCTTCAAACAGACCAAACACAG GGAATTGCTGTAAGAAGATCGGACTTAATTGGGCTTATCATGCGCCGTAATGACCTTGCAAATGATCTCCTTAAGGCATCAACTACTCAGCAATTGCCACCTATGTTACAA AGTCCAAATATGTGCAAAAGTTGTCGCCACCTCAGTGTTTGTACTATTTACCACAAG ACGTATGGCGGAAATAAGGAAGGAAGTGGACTGGGTGATGTGTATGACTCACTTGTTTCCCATTTGACAACCACACACACTGTTTTTCTCAAGAAATGGGAGAGATTGATCGATCTGGAGGCTAAACACTTGGAG GTTGCGAAGAAAGAAAGCTGGTGCTCACAGAATTCAAAGAATGACCATAACCCCGTTTGCCTGTCATCTCTGATTCTCGATGCTTCAGATAAATTATCCCAGAAAAAAATTTGCAGGGGCAACCGATTTGTTTACCGCTTCGTGCATCAAGAACTTCCTTTGCTTGATACAGATAAACCAAATGGAGATTCTTTGAGTTCTTCCTCTTTCTCAGAGTATATGTTCAGGAATGGGGACTATGTG ATACTAAGCAAAGAACCTGGTAATCTACGAGTTGCTAATGGGGTCATTGTGGATATTGGTGACTCACATGTGTCT GTATCTTTCGGAAAGCGGTTAAGGCTTCCAGGGCATGGTCCTGGTTCAATGCCAGAACATCTCCATCAGCAATCATGGCGGATTGACAAAGATGAAGTCATGGCATCATTTGCAATCATGAG GTATAATCTTATTCAGCTGTTTCTGCAAAATGAATATAGTTCTCATTTGAGGAAGATGGTTGTTGATCTTGAG ATGCCTAGATTTGACAGCGGCTGCATATTTAGTCAAGATCCTGCTATTTCGTACATCTGGGCTGAAAAAAGTTTGAATGATGATCAGAGAAGAGCGATTCTAAAG ataCTAACCGCAAAGGACTATGCTCTTATTCTTGGAATGCCTGGGACGGGCAAAACATCCACCATGGTACATGCTGTGAAGGCATTATTGATGAGAGGTGCATCCATTTTGCTTACATCCTACACAAACTCAGCTGTTGACAATTTACTACTCAAACTGAAAACCCAG GGCATAGATTTTATAAGAATCGGCAGATATGAGGCTGTGCATGAGgatattcaagaaaattgcTTATCAG TAACGGATATGGATAGCACGCAAGATATTAAGGAAAAGCTGGATAAGATCAATGTTGTTGCCGTAACTTGCTTGGGAATTACTAGTCCATTGCTTACTAATAAGAGATTTGACATATGCATCATGGATGAAGCAGGACAAATAACACTACCA GTGCATTTCTTTCTCTATAATGCTCCCACTTTCTGCTGA